TCGGGGAAGCTGTTGGGAAAGAAATGGTCGGCCAAACCGCGATAGGCTTCACCTATGGTTTCATGTGTAATGATTAACAAACCTATCATGATGTGTTCCTAGCATGGGGGTTGAGGCCGTCTGAAGATTTTTCAGACGGCCTTTGTTTTATTTATTGTTTAAGGCGTAGATTTCGCCGAGGTTGCGCCAACAGCCGGCGGCATCCATGCCGTAGCCGAAGACGTAGCGGTTGGGCACGTCCAAACCGACATAATCGGCTTTGGTCGGTTTTTCTTTATCGATCAGTTTGTTGGCAAACACGGCCGCACGGCAGCTTGCCGCTCCCATTTCCAACAGTTTTTCCTGAATGGCGGCCATGGTGTGGCCTTCGTCCAGGATGTCGTCCAAAACGACTACATGACGGCCTTTGATTTGCTCGGGGTCGGGCATGCGTTTCCAGTTGAATGCGCCGCCTGCGAGTTTGTCGCCGTAGCGGGAAACGTGGACGTAGTCAAAGTCCAAAGGGAAGCGCAACAGCGGCAACAACTGTCCTGTAAACACCACTGCGCCACCCATCACAGGCAGGAGTAGGGGGTATTTGTCGCCCAAGTCGCGGGTGATGTCGTCGGCAACTTTTTGCAAGGCCGCGCGGCATTGTTCTTGGTCAAACAGCAAGTCGGCATTGTCCAGCATGGCTTGGGTTTCAAGGCGTTTGGTTTCTTAAGTCGGTCATGATTAGGTCGGGTTGAGTGCGGTTAAAAACAAATTATATAGCGGATTCAATCAATTTTCGATACAAGGCGCGGCAATAGTGTAGTGAAAGGGAAGGGAATTTGAGCCGACCACGTTCAGACGGCCTTTTGCCCTTCCGCTTCGTCCACCAGCAAAAATGCCGTCAAAGCCAAAGCGGTCAATACCGCCGTCAACACCATTGCCCGTCCGTAATTGTCTGCACCGGCACGTCCGAGATAATCGTAAATCAAAGTGGTCAGCGTCTGCCATTCGGGGCGCGACAGGAACAATGTGGCCGCAAATTCGCCGATACACGTTGCCGAAGCCAGAGTCAGGCCGCGCCGCAAGGCCGGTTTCAATAAAGGTGCGGTGACATAACAGGCCGTCTGAAAACCGTTTGCGCCCATAGTACGCGCCGCTGCCGCGTAATCTTTGGGCAAACCGTCCCACGCGGCCAGTACATCTTTGGCCACAAACGGATACGCCAACAGCGCGTAAGTCGCCGTCAGCAGCCACAGCGAAGCCGTCCACTGCGGATAGAGCAGCAAAACGCCAAACGCGATGCACACGGGCGACACCATAAACGGCAAAAACATCAGCGCGCGCAACCACGCCACTTGCCGTGCCGCCGCCGCATACAGCACGCCCAAAACCGTCGCAGCCGCCACGGCTGTCGCAGAGAAACGGACGGTGTTCCACACAGCCGCCCACGTTTGCGCCTCTAGCAAGACTGCCCAAGAAGAGCCTGCCGATACCGCCTTGAGCCATACCGCCGCCAAAGGCAGCAGGCAGCACACTGCCAACATGACCAATACCGTTGCCGTCAGCCATTTTTCCCAAGCCCATATCGGCGCACGCGGAGGCAAAGGCGAGACTGACTTATCCACAGCCACGCGCCTGCTCCAATACGCATACAAACCGCCTGCCGCCGCCGTAACCGCCAGCACCAGCCACACCAACACCGACGCACGCGCCATGTCCAACTCATACGCCACCAGCCGGTAGATTTCCACTTCCACCGTTGCAAAACGTTCGCCGCCGAGCAGCAAGGCCAGTCCGAAGCCTGAAAAACAATATAAAAATACCAGGCACGCGCCACCGGCAACCCACGCACGCACCACCGGCCATTCGACCCAGACAAACCGCTTCCACGCGTCCGCGCCCAAAGATTGCGCCGACAGCAACCGCGCCTGCGGCACTCGCACAAATCCCTGATACGCCGAGCGCACCAAAACCGGCAGGTTGAAAAACACGTTGCCGTAAATCAGCAGCCACGGCGTGTTCTGCCAACCTGCCGCCAGCATACCGTGTGCGCCAAACAAGGCCAGCACGCCCATGCCCGCCACCAAAGTCGGCATCACAAAAGGCAGCATCAGCAGGCGTAAAACCGTGCGCCGTCCGGTAAAGTCCATCCGCGCCAGCACCCACGCCGCAGGTACGCCCAAAGCCGTGACCAAGACGCAGGTCAAAACCGCCTGGGCCACCGTCCAGCCCAAGCGCAGGCGCATATAGTCATCAGCCACCACTTCCGCCCAAGCGCCTTCGCCGTCGTAAAACGCCAACGACAGCAAAGGCGCGGCCACCATGACCGCCAAGAAACCCAAAGGCAGAAGCAACAGCGCATACCGCCGAATCCAAACCTGCATCGATGCGTACCCGAGAATAAAAACGTCTATTTTAGCCCGAGTTCGGCATAGGAGGTGGTATTCCTGCCCTTGTTTTCAGACGGCCCGGGCAGCCTTACGGATAAAACTGCCGTTTCTTCAAATTTTCCAAACATTTACGAAATCTCTTCAAAAAGGCAACATAATTGTTTGGGCATTTTTGTTACAATGCCGCCGATTCAAAAAAACCAAACAAATCAAAAACAAGGAAACATTATGACCACTACACGTCCACAAACCTACGATGCCGTCGCGCGCGCGTTGCACTGGCTGACCGTACTCGGTTTCATCGGCATCCTCTCCACCATTACCGTTTGGACCATCTACGATGGCGAAGAATGGGTCAAATCGCTCTTTGGCGTGCATAAATCCATCGGTTTCATCACGTTACTGGTGATTGCCGTACGCATTGTTTGGGCTTTGCTCAATGCGTCCAAACGTCCTGCCGCCGACAGCTTTGCCGCCAAAGCAGGCCACCTTGCCCTTTACGTCCTTATGCTCGTCGTTCCCGTTATCGGCATGATCCGCCAATACGGCAGCGGTCGCGGCCCGTTGAAAGTATTCGGTGTTGAAGTGATGCAGGGTTCGCCTGAAAAAATCGAATGGATGTCCAACCTCGGCAATATGGCGCACGGCAAACTCGGCTGGCTGCTCTTCGCGCTTGTCGCCGGCCACATTGCCATGGTCGTTGTCCACCGCATTCAAGGCCACGATGTTTTGTACCGCATGATCGGCCGCCGTTCTTAAGTGTAAAACGGTAAACAGCCAAGGCCGTCTGAAAACAGCTTGACCAAGCAAAAACTGTTTTCAGACGGCCTTTTTGTATTTGTGTTAATCTGCAAAAGTAGGGCAGGCGTTTTGCCTGACTGTTGTCTAAATACTGTAACCTGTACCGAGAAATACCATGACTGCTCCCATTCTCGCCATTACATCCGGCGAACCGGCCGGCATCGGCCCCGACATCTGCATCGATTTGGCTTTCGCCGACCTTCCTTGCCGCCCCGTTGTTTTGTGCGACAAAAACCTGTTGGTAAAAAGAGCCGAACAGCTCGGCAAATCCGTCATCTTGCGCGACTTTCAAACCCAAGCGGCCGATCTGTTGCCCAAGGGCGAACTCGAAGTCCTGCATATTCCTTTAGATGCCGAGTGTCGGGCGGGTGAACTCAATCCTGCCAATGCCGCATATGTCCTCCGACTGCTGGATACGGCGTATCAAGGCATTTCAGACGGCCTGTTTGCCGGCATGGTGACCGCGCCGCTGCATAAAGGCATCATCAACGATGCCCACGCAGGCAACGGCTTTTTCAGCGGCCATACCGAATACCTCGCCGAAAAAAGCCATACCGAACAAGTTGTCATGATGTTGACCGGCGGCGGCCTGCGCGTGGCATTAGTCACCACCCATCTGCCGCTGAAAGACATTTCCGCCGCCATCACGAAGCCTTTAATCGAGTCGGTTGTCCGCATTCTTGAACACGACCTGCGCCATAAGTTCGGCATAGCCAAACCGGTCATCCTCGTTACCGGCCTCAATCCCCACGCCGGCGAAGGCGGCCATTTGGGACACGAAGAAATCGACACCATTATTCCGGCGCTTCATGCCCTGCAGGCCGAAGGCATAGACGCGCGCGGCCCTTATCCGGCCGATACCGTGTTCCAACCTTTCCTGCTCAAAGATGCCGATGCCGTCCTCGCCATGTATCACGACCAAGGGCTGCCGGTGCTCAAATACGCCGGTTTCGACGAAGGCGTGAACATCACCCTCGGCCTGCCCTTTATCCGCACCTCTGTCGATCATGGCACGGCCTTGAACTTGGCAGGCACGGGCAAAGCCGATTCCGGCAGCCTGATTACCGCCGTCCGCGCCGCGCTGGATATGGCACACAATATGCAGAAACAGGCCGTCTGAAACGTAGAGGTTTAATCGTTTGCAGGCGTAATGTGTTCCCGTAAAGCATCATTTGGGATATTTGCCTGCCGGTTTATGAAGCCGATAAATGTTTGGACAATAATCAGCGTTTTATTTTAAAAACCATATAAAAGGCCGTCTGAAACCCAATGATTTGGGTTTCAGACGGCCTTTTGGTTTTTGGGTTTACCAAATTTCAGACAAAGTTTCTTTGACTTTGGCCTTCACTTCCGCACCGAAGCGGCGGCTGAGCATTTTGCTGAAATCGTCTTGCGGCGTGTAGTTGACCAGCTCGGGGGCTTTGACAACATCGCGGGCAACGCTGTAAATGCTGCCGAAGTCGTCAATCAGGCCGACTTGTTTGGCTTCTTTGCCGGTGTAGATGCGGCCGCTGAAAACGTCGGGATACTGTTTGTCTTTCAACCTTGCACCACGGCCGAGTTTGACGGCTTTGATGAATTCTTGGTGGATATCGCCCAACATGGTTTCCCAAATTTGGGTTTGTGCCGGTGTTTCAGGCGTGAAAGGGTCGCCCATGCCTTTGTTGCTGCCGGCGGTTTTCAGACGGCGTTTGACACCGGCTTTGTCCATCAGGCCGGTAAAGTCGAAACCGCCGCCGATCACGCCGATGCTGCCGACAATGCTGGAAGGGTCGGCGTAAATTTTGTCGGCTGCGGCGGCAATGTAGTAGCAGCCGGAAGCGCACATGTCTTCGGCAACAAGGTAAACAGGGATGTTTTTGTGTTCGGCTTTGAGGCGGCGGACTTCGTTAAAGGCCGTGTTGGACACGACAGGCGAACCGCCGGGGCTGTTGGCGCGGATGATGATGGCCTTGGCGTTGCCGTTTTCGTAGGCGGCTTCCATGCTGTCGCGCAGGATTTGGACTTGGTCGTCGATGTCGTTGCCGATTTCGCCGGTCAGGTCGATAACGGCGGTGTGTTCGCTGCGGGCGTGGATGCTCGTGGTTTTTCCTTCTTCTTCTGCAAGGCCGAAGATCAGGCTGAGGAAGATGAGGACGGCGACACCGCGCCAGATATTGCGCCAAATGCGGGCGCGGCGCTGTTCTTGGTAGGCGGCGAGGAGGACTTCGCGCAGGGTGTTGCGTTCCCAGTTGTCGACGGGTGTGGAGGCTGAAGATGGCGTGTTTTGGGCATCGCCTTCACGGTGGATTCGGTATTGCATGATGTGATGTGCTTTCTTGTAGGCCGTCTGAATGTTCAGACGGCCTTATCGGTTTTAGTTGATGGAAAAGCCGCGCAGGTATTGCGTACGTTCGCGGGTCATGCGGGTTTCACACTGTAAGCGCAGGTATTCTGCTTGCGCAGCGCTGTCTGCGGATGCGGCTGCTTGTTGGCAGTTGAGTTTTTTGCTTTGAATCCAGGCGCGTTGTTCGCCGAGGATTTGTTGTTTGACATCGCTGTCCATCCCGCCCCAGAGGTCGTTGATCTCGCCGTCTGCCTGACGGTTTTGCGCGCGCGCGTTGTCAAGTTCGCTTTGGCTGAGGCCAGGCGGTTCGTTGCGCGGAGTTTCACGGTCAGGGCGCAGGACTTCGTAGTCTGAATCGTCGTCATCATCGGTCAAGCCGACGGCTTGGCTGGCGGCGTTGTTTTCGAGGATGTCTTGCGGATTGACAGTCGGCGGCTCTTCGGTGTTTTGGTTTTGCAGCAGCTTGATGGCTTGCTCTTTGGATACTGGTTTGCCGTCTATCATGACGATGCTTTTCACGCCGTAGGGCAGCAGGGTGGCGGAAAGGGTTTGGGCTGTGGTGCTCAGGGTGTTGTCTTCGAGAACCGGTTTGCCGTCTTTATCGGGGGTGTAGAGCAGGGTGGTGCTGAACGTGTTGTTTTCAAAAGTCAGGTTGCTGCCCATCAGTTTTTGTTCGAGCATATCGGACAACGGGGTGTTGCCGTAAATCAGCGGGCTGTTGTCTATGGCTGTTTTGAGGATAGTGTCGGGAATGCGGATTTTGAGGTTGGCGCGGCAGATGGCTTTGCCGTTGTCTTCGGTTTCTTTGGGGTCTTCAAGCAGGGTTTCTAATTCGAGGCCGGCGGCGATGATTTTGTCGGCATCGACAAATTGGCGGCTGTCATCGCGGGCAAAGGAGCGCGCTTGTTGTTTGAGGGTGTCTTCGATGGTGGTACGGATGTTTTGCAGTGTGGCCGGTTGGGCGCAATCAAGCGCGGCTTTCGGCTCTTCTTTGCTGCATGCGGCAAGAAGAATTGTGCTTAAAATCAATACGGAAGCGGTTTTTTTGTACATGGGTACTCCTGAAGATGACGGCCTTTCAGACGGCCTGACGTGCCTATCATAACAAAAGCACTTGCAGCAAGTAAATGCGGCAAGTGCTTTTCTATGTCAGACGTATCAGCCCTTGATGACGCTGATGAAGCCGGAGAGGATGGCGGCGTTGAGCAAGTCAACGAAGAACGCACCCACCATAGGCACAATCAAGAAGGCTTTGTGAGACGGGCCGAAAGTTTGGGTAATGGACTGCATGTTGGCAACGGCAGTCGGGGTGGCACCCAAACCGAAACCGCAGTGACCTGCTGCCAATACGGCAGAGTCGTAATCGCGACCCATAAAGACGTAGGTAACGAAAGTGGCGTACAGAATCATCACGACGGTTTGTACGGCCAAGATGATGGTCACAGGGCCTGCCAGACCGGTCAACTCCCACAGTTTCAGGTTCAGAAGAGCCATGGCAAGGAAGAGGGACAGGGAGGCGTTACCGAATACGTCGATGGCGCGGTCAAACATATTGACTTTGAATGCGGCAGTGAGGATGTTGCGGATGACCACGCCGCCAAACAGACACCACACGAATTTGGGCAGGTCGAACAGGTATTCTTTGTCGAAGCCGTCCATAATCTCGGCAAATGCCAGACACGCGGCAAACATGGCAAGCGTTTCAACGGCAGATTCCGCCGTAATCAGGCGGGTGCGTTTTGCCTGCTCGAACACGTCGTCCGCGTTGTCGTCCTGATCCTGTTTTGTGTTTTCAACCGGTTTGCGGCCCATTTTGTTGATCAGGCGGCGCGCAACCGGCCCGCCGATCAGGCCGCCGAACACCAGCCCGAAAGTAGCCGATGCAATACCCAAACCGGTTGCGCCGACCAAGCCGTATTGCGTTTCAAAATTAGGTCCCCATGCACCTGACGTACCGTGTCCGCCCGTCAGCGACACCGAACCGGTAATCAGACCGATGAGCGGGTCCAAACCCAAAGCCGTAGCCAGTCCGACCCCGACAAAGTTTTGCACCAAGATAAATCCGCCCACAATCGCGGTAAAAACCACCAGCGGCAAACCGCCCGCTTTCAAACGGGAGAAGTCGGCACTCAAGCCAATGGATGTAAAGAAGATGAGCATGAACGCATCTTGCAGCGGTTTTTCAAATTTAAAGCTGACGCCGTAGGCTTCGTGCAGGGCGAACAGGACGATAGCGGCAATCAAACCGCCGGCGACCGGCTCGGGAATATTGAAGTCTCGTAAGAATTTGATTTTTTGAACCAGAAATTTACCAACCAGCAACACGAGCGTGGCGGCAATCA
This genomic interval from Neisseria flavescens contains the following:
- a CDS encoding hypoxanthine-guanine phosphoribosyltransferase — protein: MLDNADLLFDQEQCRAALQKVADDITRDLGDKYPLLLPVMGGAVVFTGQLLPLLRFPLDFDYVHVSRYGDKLAGGAFNWKRMPDPEQIKGRHVVVLDDILDEGHTMAAIQEKLLEMGAASCRAAVFANKLIDKEKPTKADYVGLDVPNRYVFGYGMDAAGCWRNLGEIYALNNK
- a CDS encoding ABC transporter permease yields the protein MQVWIRRYALLLLPLGFLAVMVAAPLLSLAFYDGEGAWAEVVADDYMRLRLGWTVAQAVLTCVLVTALGVPAAWVLARMDFTGRRTVLRLLMLPFVMPTLVAGMGVLALFGAHGMLAAGWQNTPWLLIYGNVFFNLPVLVRSAYQGFVRVPQARLLSAQSLGADAWKRFVWVEWPVVRAWVAGGACLVFLYCFSGFGLALLLGGERFATVEVEIYRLVAYELDMARASVLVWLVLAVTAAAGGLYAYWSRRVAVDKSVSPLPPRAPIWAWEKWLTATVLVMLAVCCLLPLAAVWLKAVSAGSSWAVLLEAQTWAAVWNTVRFSATAVAAATVLGVLYAAAARQVAWLRALMFLPFMVSPVCIAFGVLLLYPQWTASLWLLTATYALLAYPFVAKDVLAAWDGLPKDYAAAARTMGANGFQTACYVTAPLLKPALRRGLTLASATCIGEFAATLFLSRPEWQTLTTLIYDYLGRAGADNYGRAMVLTAVLTALALTAFLLVDEAEGQKAV
- a CDS encoding cytochrome b, with product MTTTRPQTYDAVARALHWLTVLGFIGILSTITVWTIYDGEEWVKSLFGVHKSIGFITLLVIAVRIVWALLNASKRPAADSFAAKAGHLALYVLMLVVPVIGMIRQYGSGRGPLKVFGVEVMQGSPEKIEWMSNLGNMAHGKLGWLLFALVAGHIAMVVVHRIQGHDVLYRMIGRRS
- the pdxA gene encoding 4-hydroxythreonine-4-phosphate dehydrogenase PdxA; translation: MTAPILAITSGEPAGIGPDICIDLAFADLPCRPVVLCDKNLLVKRAEQLGKSVILRDFQTQAADLLPKGELEVLHIPLDAECRAGELNPANAAYVLRLLDTAYQGISDGLFAGMVTAPLHKGIINDAHAGNGFFSGHTEYLAEKSHTEQVVMMLTGGGLRVALVTTHLPLKDISAAITKPLIESVVRILEHDLRHKFGIAKPVILVTGLNPHAGEGGHLGHEEIDTIIPALHALQAEGIDARGPYPADTVFQPFLLKDADAVLAMYHDQGLPVLKYAGFDEGVNITLGLPFIRTSVDHGTALNLAGTGKADSGSLITAVRAALDMAHNMQKQAV
- a CDS encoding S49 family peptidase; this encodes MQYRIHREGDAQNTPSSASTPVDNWERNTLREVLLAAYQEQRRARIWRNIWRGVAVLIFLSLIFGLAEEEGKTTSIHARSEHTAVIDLTGEIGNDIDDQVQILRDSMEAAYENGNAKAIIIRANSPGGSPVVSNTAFNEVRRLKAEHKNIPVYLVAEDMCASGCYYIAAAADKIYADPSSIVGSIGVIGGGFDFTGLMDKAGVKRRLKTAGSNKGMGDPFTPETPAQTQIWETMLGDIHQEFIKAVKLGRGARLKDKQYPDVFSGRIYTGKEAKQVGLIDDFGSIYSVARDVVKAPELVNYTPQDDFSKMLSRRFGAEVKAKVKETLSEIW
- a CDS encoding lysozyme inhibitor LprI family protein, with amino-acid sequence MYKKTASVLILSTILLAACSKEEPKAALDCAQPATLQNIRTTIEDTLKQQARSFARDDSRQFVDADKIIAAGLELETLLEDPKETEDNGKAICRANLKIRIPDTILKTAIDNSPLIYGNTPLSDMLEQKLMGSNLTFENNTFSTTLLYTPDKDGKPVLEDNTLSTTAQTLSATLLPYGVKSIVMIDGKPVSKEQAIKLLQNQNTEEPPTVNPQDILENNAASQAVGLTDDDDDSDYEVLRPDRETPRNEPPGLSQSELDNARAQNRQADGEINDLWGGMDSDVKQQILGEQRAWIQSKKLNCQQAAASADSAAQAEYLRLQCETRMTRERTQYLRGFSIN
- the gltS gene encoding sodium/glutamate symporter, whose amino-acid sequence is MEWEFNSYYTLIAATLVLLVGKFLVQKIKFLRDFNIPEPVAGGLIAAIVLFALHEAYGVSFKFEKPLQDAFMLIFFTSIGLSADFSRLKAGGLPLVVFTAIVGGFILVQNFVGVGLATALGLDPLIGLITGSVSLTGGHGTSGAWGPNFETQYGLVGATGLGIASATFGLVFGGLIGGPVARRLINKMGRKPVENTKQDQDDNADDVFEQAKRTRLITAESAVETLAMFAACLAFAEIMDGFDKEYLFDLPKFVWCLFGGVVIRNILTAAFKVNMFDRAIDVFGNASLSLFLAMALLNLKLWELTGLAGPVTIILAVQTVVMILYATFVTYVFMGRDYDSAVLAAGHCGFGLGATPTAVANMQSITQTFGPSHKAFLIVPMVGAFFVDLLNAAILSGFISVIKG